The Methanococcus voltae PS genomic interval ATACCTAAAATCATTAATATTCCTAATAAGCAATATTTATATAAATTTATTAGTATTTTAGTATTATTTAATTAAATAAATATAATTACCAATCGGTGATACTATGAATCTCGAAGTTTCAGTTACGGAAGCAATGAGTGCTCCTGTAAAAACCGTAGGGTTGGATACTACACTATATGAAGTGGCCAATACACTAAAAGAACACGGAATCGGTTGTTTAATTGCTCTCAACGATTTACAAAAACCTGTAGGAATAATTACCGAAAAAGATTTAGTTTTAAACGTAGTTGCTAGAAACTTAAAATCAAAAGAAATAACCGTTAGGGAAATAATAAGTTCTAAAAAATTGATATCCATCTCTCCAAAATCCACAGTGATGGATGCAGCTAAAAAAATGGACGAATTAACAGTTAAAAGATTACCTGTTATCGATGGAGACAAACTATTTGGAATTATCACAGTTAGTGACATAACAAAAGTTTCACCAGAGTTATTTAACTTACTTTTGGAAGCTTCAATAATCCATAATAATGAAAATGAATACGATTTCGTAAAAAAAGAAGAAATGACTGGTATTTGTGAAGTTTGTGGAGCTCATGACAGTGTAAACTTTGTAAATGGGAAATACGTATGTAGAAACTGTTTGGAAAGTGGATTCCAAAGTAAAGAAGAAGAAATGAACGAATATGAAAAGTATTCTGAAAATTACGAAGATTACGAAGATTACGAAGAATACCAGAACGAAGATTTAAAAGAATAAGTGAAATAAAAATCAATAATCCAAAAATTAATACACTAATTAAATAAAATTTATATATTTTAATTTTTTATATGCTACCAACATATCAAATTAGTCATTTAACTAATTATTTAGTTAGTTAATTACCTAATTTACTCATTATAATTGAATATTACATACATTTTAAATAAAAAATGTAACGCATAACCAATGAAGATTAGAGGGATATTTTGAAAATAACTTCCGTAATTAATCCTGAAAAACAAATAATTAAATTATTCCCTACCACATCTATAATAGACGCATTAACTATTATGAACAACAAAAATGTAAGAAGATTAACTGTTGTTGATGCAGGAACCAATAGGGTAGTAGGTGTTTTAACAAATACGGACATAGTTAATCTATTTGGTGGCGGTTCAAAATATAACTTGGTTAAATCCAAACACAATGGAAACTTTTACGCAATGATAAACGAACCAATTAAAGAAATAATGACAGAAGACCCGATAAGTGTTAAAGAAACAGCTTTAACTAAAGAATTAGTTTCTTTATTCGTTGAGAGATATGGTGGCCTACCAATTGTTACAAAAGAGGACATATTGATAACTTTAGTTACAGAAAGAGATTTATTATCAAAATTAAAAGATAAATTAGATAAAAATTTAAAAATTAAGGATTGCATGACTAAAAATCCTGTACTAGCCTCATTGGGTCAAACTTTGGGCGATGTAGCCAAAGTAATGTTGAGAAATGGATTTAGAAGACTTCCAGTAGCTTCAGAGGGTAATTTAAAAGGAATTATTACCTCTACGGACTTTATAAAATTAATTGGTAGTGATTGGGCGTTTGAAAAACTTAAAACGGGCAATATTGAAGAAATAACGGATACAAGAATTAGTGAACTTATGAATAAGGATGTTAAAACATTGAATCCAGAAAATAGTATTATAGAAGCAGTTGATTTAATACTAAACAATAATTTCGGAGCAATTCCTATTGTAGACCCAGAAAATCCTGAAAAAATAGTGGGTATCATAACTGAAAAAGATATTTTATCTTGCTTTTGCAAATAAGTATATTAAATAATCTCCTTTTTAATTCTTAATTTATTCTATATTAGGTTATTCTTTTATTTTTTTAATATATTCTTTTTATTAATTTTTTAGTTTTATCTTATTAGATTATTATTTTATTAGATTATTATTTTATTATTATTATTTTATTTATTTGTTGATAAAATATAGTAATAA includes:
- a CDS encoding CBS domain-containing protein, whose amino-acid sequence is MNLEVSVTEAMSAPVKTVGLDTTLYEVANTLKEHGIGCLIALNDLQKPVGIITEKDLVLNVVARNLKSKEITVREIISSKKLISISPKSTVMDAAKKMDELTVKRLPVIDGDKLFGIITVSDITKVSPELFNLLLEASIIHNNENEYDFVKKEEMTGICEVCGAHDSVNFVNGKYVCRNCLESGFQSKEEEMNEYEKYSENYEDYEDYEEYQNEDLKE
- a CDS encoding CBS domain-containing protein; this encodes MKITSVINPEKQIIKLFPTTSIIDALTIMNNKNVRRLTVVDAGTNRVVGVLTNTDIVNLFGGGSKYNLVKSKHNGNFYAMINEPIKEIMTEDPISVKETALTKELVSLFVERYGGLPIVTKEDILITLVTERDLLSKLKDKLDKNLKIKDCMTKNPVLASLGQTLGDVAKVMLRNGFRRLPVASEGNLKGIITSTDFIKLIGSDWAFEKLKTGNIEEITDTRISELMNKDVKTLNPENSIIEAVDLILNNNFGAIPIVDPENPEKIVGIITEKDILSCFCK